The proteins below are encoded in one region of Mycobacterium pseudokansasii:
- a CDS encoding SDR family NAD(P)-dependent oxidoreductase, whose translation MNLAARTVANSFEKAVAQAGTRLANPARLSDPDKLRGAVSGKTVLVTGASYGIGEATARKLAAAGATVLIVARSADRLDDVAAAINAGGGAAVAYPADLTDEAAVSVLTKHINENHGPLDIVVSNAGKSLRRSLHDQYDRPHDFQRTIDINYLGPIWLLLGLLPAMREAGRGHIVNVSSVGVRVVPGPQWGAYQASKGAFDRWLRSVSPELHVDGVEVTTVYFALVRTRMIEPTPLLGRLPGLYPDEAADAIAKAIIERPRTNEPPWLWPAEIASVLLAGPAERAAGLWHRRFFAGSARTEG comes from the coding sequence ATGAATCTGGCAGCACGGACGGTGGCCAACTCCTTTGAAAAGGCGGTAGCACAAGCCGGCACCAGACTGGCCAACCCGGCGCGCCTATCGGATCCCGACAAACTGCGCGGCGCGGTATCCGGCAAGACCGTGTTGGTGACCGGCGCGTCCTACGGTATCGGCGAGGCGACCGCCCGCAAACTGGCCGCGGCCGGAGCGACGGTGCTGATCGTGGCCCGATCGGCCGACCGGCTCGACGATGTTGCGGCTGCCATTAACGCCGGCGGCGGTGCAGCCGTCGCCTATCCGGCCGATCTCACCGACGAGGCCGCCGTCAGCGTCCTGACCAAGCACATCAACGAGAACCACGGTCCGCTGGACATCGTGGTGAGCAACGCGGGCAAGTCGCTGCGCCGGTCGCTGCACGACCAGTACGACCGGCCGCACGACTTCCAGCGCACCATCGACATCAATTACCTGGGGCCGATCTGGCTGTTGCTGGGACTGCTGCCGGCGATGCGGGAGGCCGGCCGCGGGCACATCGTCAACGTCTCCAGCGTCGGGGTGCGCGTGGTGCCCGGCCCGCAATGGGGCGCCTACCAGGCATCCAAGGGAGCCTTCGACCGCTGGCTGCGCAGCGTTTCACCGGAGTTGCACGTCGACGGTGTGGAGGTGACGACGGTGTACTTTGCGCTGGTGCGGACCCGGATGATCGAGCCCACACCCCTCCTGGGGCGACTTCCCGGCCTGTATCCCGATGAGGCCGCCGACGCCATCGCCAAAGCGATCATCGAGCGGCCCCGAACCAACGAACCACCCTGGCTCTGGCCCGCCGAAATTGCCTCGGTGCTGCTGGCCGGACCGGCCGAACGCGCCGCGGGGTTGTGGCACCGCCGGTTCTTCGCCGGCTCGGCCCGGACGGAAGGGTGA